The Streptomyces sp. Alt3 genome has a segment encoding these proteins:
- a CDS encoding SCO6745 family protein: MSTLPPRAGRRCHNALNPLHSCVYFSPDLGKEFGELGIDDASRVYFAARGAALGAAGAGTVTATFYNFSHELVARHLPSVWSDISPQAALDARLRAADSTLRRVLGEETVASPEMAEAAGLALRAAEACTRHARPLYAAHADVAVPDEPHLAYWHAATLLREHRGDGHLAALLSAGLDPLEALVSHTATGKGMAPRWILATRGWRRTDWDAAVERLRGRGVLDAEGELTEAGTALRAELEEATDRMDAAPYEHLGADGVARLTELGRGFLFAAASAGAFPEDLVGKG; the protein is encoded by the coding sequence ATGAGTACTCTTCCCCCGCGTGCCGGACGCCGTTGTCACAACGCGCTCAACCCGCTGCACTCCTGTGTCTACTTCTCCCCCGACCTCGGCAAGGAGTTCGGGGAGCTCGGCATCGACGACGCGAGCCGGGTCTACTTCGCCGCGCGCGGCGCGGCCCTCGGCGCGGCAGGCGCGGGCACGGTCACCGCGACCTTCTACAACTTCAGCCACGAGCTGGTGGCCCGGCACCTGCCGTCCGTCTGGTCGGACATCAGCCCGCAGGCCGCACTCGACGCGCGGCTGAGGGCGGCCGACTCGACGCTGCGCCGGGTGCTCGGCGAGGAGACCGTGGCCTCGCCGGAGATGGCGGAGGCGGCCGGGCTCGCCCTGCGGGCAGCGGAGGCATGTACCCGCCACGCCCGTCCGCTGTACGCCGCGCACGCCGATGTCGCGGTTCCCGACGAGCCTCACCTGGCGTACTGGCACGCGGCGACGCTGTTGCGCGAGCACCGCGGCGACGGACACCTGGCCGCTCTGCTCTCGGCCGGCCTCGACCCGCTGGAGGCACTGGTCAGCCACACCGCGACCGGGAAGGGCATGGCGCCGCGCTGGATCCTCGCCACCCGCGGCTGGCGGCGCACCGACTGGGACGCGGCGGTGGAGCGGCTGCGCGGCCGGGGCGTGCTGGACGCGGAGGGCGAGCTGACCGAGGCGGGCACCGCGCTCAGGGCGGAGCTGGAGGAGGCGACGGACCGGATGGACGCCGCACCGTACGAACACCTGGGCGCCGACGGCGTGGCCCGGCTCACCGAACTGGGCCGGGGGTTTCTGTTCGCGGCGGCCTCCGCCGGCGCGTTCCCGGAGGATCTGGTCGGCAAGGGCTGA
- a CDS encoding oxygenase MpaB family protein, whose amino-acid sequence MTSTGEPSPPPAGGVLWSLAGDIRGLLMLPAALTLQVAHPAVGAGVDEHSVFRTDPWGRGERSLSSLQLWVYGGEAAAEEGRRLRRLHRTIQGTDTRGRSYHALTPANYAWVHATGFPVYQHASRYLVRPLTEAQERALYREWLQVGRILGIHDRDMPQTIEEFWPYYRRMLAEEVEATVVVRELVATDAPVPPPDRGPLLLRLLLRALWPVLLPPLARFRRFLTVGLMPPDARQAIGLDWTPEQERRLRRFGAVVRRIVPLLPERLRYLPRARSARAEWRAGRA is encoded by the coding sequence ATGACCAGCACGGGAGAGCCCTCACCGCCCCCTGCGGGCGGCGTCCTGTGGAGCCTCGCCGGCGACATCCGCGGACTGCTGATGCTGCCCGCCGCCCTCACCCTCCAGGTCGCCCACCCGGCGGTCGGGGCGGGCGTCGACGAACACTCGGTCTTCCGCACGGACCCCTGGGGCCGCGGCGAGCGGTCCCTGAGCTCGCTCCAGCTCTGGGTGTACGGGGGAGAGGCCGCCGCCGAGGAGGGGCGCAGGCTCAGAAGGCTGCACCGCACGATCCAGGGGACCGACACCCGTGGCCGCAGTTACCACGCGCTGACGCCCGCGAACTACGCGTGGGTGCACGCGACCGGCTTCCCCGTGTACCAGCACGCGTCGCGCTACCTGGTCCGTCCGCTCACCGAGGCGCAGGAGCGCGCCCTGTACCGGGAGTGGCTCCAGGTCGGCCGGATCCTGGGCATCCACGACCGGGACATGCCGCAGACGATCGAGGAGTTCTGGCCCTACTACCGCAGGATGCTGGCCGAGGAGGTGGAGGCCACCGTCGTCGTACGGGAACTGGTCGCCACGGATGCCCCCGTACCGCCTCCCGACCGGGGCCCCCTCCTCCTGCGCCTGCTGCTGAGGGCGCTGTGGCCGGTGCTTCTTCCGCCGCTGGCCCGGTTCCGCAGGTTCCTGACCGTCGGGCTGATGCCGCCGGACGCCCGGCAGGCCATCGGGCTCGACTGGACCCCGGAGCAGGAGCGGCGGCTGAGGCGTTTCGGGGCCGTGGTGCGGCGGATCGTCCCCCTGCTCCCTGAGCGGCTGCGCTATCTGCCGCGCGCCAGGTCGGCGCGCGCAGAGTGGCGGGCCGGCCGGGCGTGA
- a CDS encoding Tex family protein, which translates to MTTSIEGRIAEELGVRERQVKAAVDLLDGGSTVPFIARYRKEATEMLDDAQLRTLEERLRYLRELEDRRTAVLDSVREQGKLDEALEARIRAADTKARLEDIYLPFKPKRRTKAQIAREAGLDPLADGLLGDPSVDPLSAAAAFVDADKGVADPAAALEGARAILTERFSEDADLTGELRERMWSRGRVVAKVRDGKEEAGAKFADYFDFAEPFTALPSHRILAMLRGEKEDVLDLVLEPEEPSEQPGPSSYEKMVARRFGVADHGRPGDKWLGDTVRWAWRTRILVHLGIDLRLRLRTAAEDEAVRVFASNLRDLLLAAPAGTRATLGLDPGFRTGVKVAVVDATGKVVATDVIHPHVPANQWDRSLATLERLAKEHQVDLIAIGNGTASRETDKLAGELCEKHPELKLTKVMVSEAGASVYSASAFASQELPDMDVSLRGAVSIARRLQDPLAELVKIDPKSIGVGQYQHDLSEVKLSRSLDAVVEDCVNGVGVDVNTASAPLLSRVSGIGSGLAENIVAHRDTNGPFRSRRALKDVARLGPKAYEQCAGFLRIRGGDDPLDASSVHPETYPVVRTMVKRTGGDVASLIGNTQTLRTLRPDDFVDEKFGLPTVTDILRELEKPGRDPRPAFRTATFKEGVEKLGDLAPGMVLEGVVTNVAAFGAFVDIGVHQDGLVHVSAMSRTFVKDPRDVVKPGDIVKVKVMDVDIPRKRVSLTLRLDDEATAGQGGGQGPKRERNAQGGGERPPRQRQGQGQGQDGRQGGAGQRRDRRGGNGGGGGTGAPRPAAAPANSAMADALRRAGLTGGSDQGGRKR; encoded by the coding sequence GTGACGACGTCCATCGAAGGCAGGATCGCCGAGGAGCTCGGCGTACGTGAGCGTCAGGTGAAGGCGGCCGTCGACTTGCTCGACGGCGGCTCGACCGTGCCGTTCATCGCGCGCTACCGCAAGGAAGCCACCGAGATGCTCGACGATGCGCAACTGCGCACGCTCGAGGAGAGGTTGCGCTATCTGCGGGAACTCGAGGACCGCCGTACGGCGGTCCTCGATTCCGTGCGTGAACAGGGCAAGCTCGACGAGGCCCTGGAGGCGCGGATCCGGGCCGCCGACACCAAGGCGCGGCTGGAGGACATCTATCTGCCGTTCAAGCCGAAGCGGCGGACGAAGGCGCAGATCGCGCGCGAGGCGGGCCTGGATCCCCTGGCCGACGGGCTGCTCGGCGACCCGTCCGTGGACCCGCTCTCCGCCGCGGCGGCGTTCGTCGACGCCGACAAGGGTGTGGCGGACCCGGCGGCGGCCCTGGAGGGCGCCCGGGCGATCCTCACCGAACGCTTCTCGGAGGATGCCGACCTGACGGGTGAGCTGCGGGAACGCATGTGGTCGCGCGGCAGGGTCGTGGCGAAGGTGCGGGACGGCAAGGAGGAGGCGGGCGCGAAGTTCGCCGACTACTTCGACTTCGCCGAGCCGTTCACCGCACTGCCCTCGCACCGGATCCTCGCGATGCTGCGCGGCGAGAAGGAGGACGTGCTCGATCTGGTCCTGGAGCCCGAGGAGCCGTCGGAGCAGCCGGGCCCCTCCTCGTACGAGAAGATGGTCGCCCGCCGTTTCGGGGTCGCCGACCACGGCCGGCCCGGGGACAAGTGGCTGGGCGACACGGTCCGCTGGGCGTGGCGGACCCGGATCCTCGTCCACCTCGGGATCGACCTCCGGCTGCGTCTGCGTACGGCGGCGGAGGACGAGGCGGTACGCGTCTTCGCCTCCAACCTGCGGGACCTGCTGCTCGCCGCACCTGCGGGCACCCGGGCGACCCTGGGGCTCGACCCCGGATTCCGTACGGGTGTGAAGGTCGCCGTCGTGGACGCGACCGGCAAGGTCGTCGCGACCGACGTGATCCACCCCCACGTGCCGGCGAACCAGTGGGACCGCTCGCTCGCCACGCTGGAGCGCCTCGCCAAGGAGCACCAGGTCGACCTGATCGCGATCGGGAACGGCACCGCGTCCCGCGAGACCGACAAGCTCGCGGGTGAACTGTGCGAGAAGCACCCGGAGCTGAAGCTCACCAAGGTGATGGTGTCGGAGGCCGGCGCGTCCGTGTACTCGGCCTCGGCCTTCGCCTCGCAGGAACTCCCCGACATGGACGTCTCGTTGCGCGGTGCCGTCTCGATCGCGCGCCGGCTCCAGGACCCGCTGGCCGAGCTGGTGAAGATCGACCCGAAGTCGATCGGGGTGGGGCAGTACCAGCACGACCTGTCCGAGGTGAAGCTGTCGCGCTCCCTGGACGCGGTGGTCGAGGACTGCGTGAACGGCGTCGGCGTCGACGTCAACACCGCTTCGGCGCCGCTGCTCTCACGGGTGTCGGGCATCGGGTCCGGTCTGGCCGAGAACATCGTGGCGCACCGGGACACGAACGGCCCGTTCCGCTCCCGCCGGGCGCTGAAGGACGTGGCGCGGCTGGGGCCGAAGGCGTACGAGCAGTGCGCGGGCTTCCTCCGGATCCGGGGCGGTGACGACCCGCTGGACGCGTCGAGCGTGCACCCCGAGACCTACCCCGTGGTGCGGACGATGGTGAAGCGGACCGGCGGTGACGTCGCCTCGCTGATCGGGAACACGCAGACGCTGCGTACGCTGCGCCCCGACGACTTCGTGGACGAGAAGTTCGGCCTGCCGACGGTGACTGACATCCTGCGGGAACTGGAGAAGCCCGGCCGCGACCCCCGGCCCGCCTTCAGGACCGCCACGTTCAAGGAGGGCGTGGAGAAGCTCGGCGACCTCGCCCCCGGGATGGTGCTGGAGGGCGTCGTCACGAACGTCGCGGCGTTCGGCGCGTTCGTCGACATCGGCGTCCACCAGGACGGTCTCGTCCATGTGTCGGCGATGTCGCGGACGTTCGTCAAGGATCCGCGGGACGTCGTGAAGCCGGGCGACATCGTCAAGGTGAAGGTCATGGACGTCGACATCCCGCGCAAGCGCGTGTCGCTGACGCTGCGGCTCGACGACGAGGCCACGGCGGGGCAGGGCGGCGGGCAGGGCCCGAAGCGGGAGCGGAACGCCCAGGGGGGCGGCGAACGGCCGCCCCGGCAGCGGCAGGGGCAGGGGCAGGGGCAGGACGGCCGTCAGGGAGGCGCCGGACAGCGCCGCGACCGGCGCGGAGGCAATGGCGGGGGCGGCGGCACAGGCGCACCCCGCCCCGCCGCGGCTCCGGCCAACAGCGCCATGGCCGACGCACTGCGGCGGGCGGGCCTGACAGGCGGCTCCGACCAGGGCGGACGCAAGCGCTGA
- a CDS encoding FAD-dependent oxidoreductase produces MGTVADVIVVGGGVSGLTTALLLAERGLRVRVWSRDPAAATTSAVAGALWWPYRIEPAALVGAWSLETLRVYEELAAAPSETGVRMVTGVHGGERLAALGPWARGLDHASEVPEGLRVTLPLIDMPAHLGWLEGRLTAAGGVVERRTVHGFAEAAAEARVVVNCTGLGARELVPDAGVRPVRGQLVLVENPGIDEWFTHADPASSATTYFFPQPGRLVLGGTAEVDDPRTEPDLRTAREIVERCARVRPEIAGARVLGHRVGLRPSRDAGVRIEAEDLPGGGLLVHNYGHGGAGVTVARGCARAAAQLVG; encoded by the coding sequence GTGGGCACGGTGGCGGACGTGATCGTGGTGGGCGGCGGGGTCAGCGGGCTGACCACGGCGCTGCTGCTGGCGGAGCGCGGTCTGCGGGTGCGGGTCTGGTCGCGGGACCCCGCCGCGGCAACGACCTCGGCCGTGGCCGGCGCGCTGTGGTGGCCGTACCGGATCGAGCCCGCGGCGCTGGTGGGCGCGTGGTCGCTGGAGACGCTCCGGGTGTACGAGGAACTGGCCGCGGCCCCCTCGGAGACCGGCGTGCGCATGGTGACCGGGGTGCACGGGGGCGAGCGGCTGGCCGCCCTGGGGCCGTGGGCCCGCGGCCTGGACCATGCCTCCGAGGTGCCGGAGGGTCTGCGGGTGACTCTTCCGCTGATCGACATGCCAGCTCATCTCGGCTGGCTGGAGGGCCGGCTGACCGCTGCGGGAGGCGTGGTCGAGCGGCGTACGGTGCACGGTTTCGCGGAGGCGGCGGCCGAGGCGCGGGTGGTGGTCAACTGCACCGGTCTCGGCGCCCGCGAGCTGGTCCCGGACGCCGGGGTGCGGCCGGTACGGGGCCAGCTGGTGCTGGTGGAGAACCCCGGCATCGACGAGTGGTTCACCCACGCGGACCCTGCGTCGAGCGCGACGACGTACTTCTTCCCGCAGCCCGGCCGACTGGTGCTGGGCGGGACCGCGGAGGTGGACGATCCACGGACGGAGCCCGACCTCCGCACGGCGAGGGAGATCGTGGAGCGCTGCGCGCGGGTGCGGCCGGAGATCGCCGGGGCCCGTGTCCTCGGCCACCGGGTGGGGTTGAGGCCCTCCAGGGACGCGGGGGTGCGCATCGAGGCGGAGGACCTGCCGGGCGGAGGTCTGCTGGTGCACAACTACGGGCACGGGGGCGCCGGTGTGACGGTCGCCCGCGGCTGTGCGCGGGCTGCGGCCCAGCTGGTGGGCTGA
- a CDS encoding ABC-F family ATP-binding cassette domain-containing protein, protein MTATLVAKELAAGHGDRTLFAGLDLVVAPGDVIGLVGANGAGKSSLLRLLAGLDRPEEGELRLSPPTATVGHLPQEPERREGESVREFLARRTGVADAQTAMDTATQALVDGAPGADDAYSGALERWLALGGADLDERAEEIAADLGLTIGLDQPMTGLSGGQAARAGLASLLLSRYDVFLLDEPTNDLDLDGLERLERFVSGLRAGTVVVSHDREFLMRTVTKVLELDLAQQQINLYGGGYASYLEERERARSHAREEYEEYSDKRSALEGRAQMQRGWMDKGVKNARRKATDNDKIGRKFRSEASEKQAAKAKQTQRMIERLDVVEEPRKEWELRMEIASAPRSGSVVATLRDAAVARGGFSFGPATLQIDWADRVAITGANGAGKSTLLAALLGRLPLDAGHASLGSGVVVGEVDQARKLFHGTESLLDAFCAAVPDTEPAEVRTLLAKFGLRAAHVLRPATTLSPGERTRAGLALLQGRGVNLLVLDEPTNHLDLPAIEQLESALEAYTGTLLLVTHDRRMLEAVRTTRRVEVADGKVTESA, encoded by the coding sequence ATGACTGCCACCCTCGTCGCCAAGGAACTCGCCGCCGGCCACGGCGACCGCACACTCTTCGCGGGACTCGACCTCGTGGTCGCCCCCGGCGACGTGATCGGTCTCGTCGGAGCCAACGGCGCGGGTAAATCCTCGCTGCTCCGTCTGCTCGCCGGGCTCGACCGGCCGGAGGAGGGCGAGCTGAGGCTCTCCCCGCCCACCGCCACTGTCGGACACCTCCCGCAGGAGCCCGAGCGGCGCGAGGGCGAGTCCGTGCGGGAGTTCCTCGCCCGCCGCACCGGGGTCGCCGACGCACAGACCGCCATGGACACCGCTACCCAGGCCCTGGTCGACGGCGCTCCCGGCGCCGACGACGCCTACTCCGGGGCGCTGGAGCGGTGGCTGGCCCTCGGCGGCGCCGACCTGGACGAACGCGCCGAGGAGATCGCGGCCGACCTCGGCCTGACCATCGGCCTCGACCAGCCGATGACCGGGCTCTCCGGCGGGCAGGCGGCCCGCGCCGGGCTGGCCTCGCTGCTGCTCTCGCGCTACGACGTCTTCCTGCTCGACGAGCCCACCAACGACCTCGACCTGGACGGCCTGGAGCGGCTGGAGCGCTTCGTGTCCGGACTGCGCGCGGGCACCGTCGTCGTCAGCCACGACCGCGAGTTCCTGATGCGCACGGTCACCAAGGTCCTGGAACTCGATCTCGCCCAGCAGCAGATCAACCTCTACGGCGGCGGCTACGCCTCCTACCTGGAGGAGCGCGAGCGCGCGCGCTCGCACGCCCGTGAGGAGTACGAGGAGTACTCCGACAAGCGCTCCGCACTGGAGGGCCGTGCCCAGATGCAGCGCGGCTGGATGGACAAGGGCGTCAAGAACGCCCGCCGCAAGGCCACGGACAACGACAAGATCGGCCGCAAGTTCCGCAGCGAGGCCAGCGAGAAGCAGGCCGCCAAGGCCAAGCAGACCCAGCGCATGATCGAGCGTCTCGACGTCGTCGAGGAACCGCGCAAGGAGTGGGAGCTGCGGATGGAGATCGCCTCCGCACCGCGCTCCGGCTCCGTCGTGGCCACCCTGCGCGACGCGGCCGTGGCCCGCGGCGGCTTCTCCTTCGGGCCGGCCACGCTGCAGATCGACTGGGCGGACCGGGTCGCCATCACCGGCGCCAACGGGGCCGGCAAGTCCACCCTGCTCGCCGCGCTGCTCGGCAGGCTGCCGCTCGACGCGGGCCACGCGTCCCTCGGCTCGGGCGTCGTGGTGGGCGAGGTCGACCAGGCCCGCAAGCTGTTCCACGGCACGGAGAGCCTGCTGGACGCCTTCTGCGCCGCGGTCCCCGACACCGAGCCCGCCGAGGTGCGCACCCTGCTCGCCAAGTTCGGTCTGCGGGCCGCCCATGTGCTGCGCCCCGCGACGACGCTCTCACCCGGCGAGCGCACCCGGGCCGGCCTCGCCCTCCTCCAGGGCAGGGGCGTCAATCTGCTGGTCCTGGACGAGCCGACGAACCACCTGGACCTCCCGGCGATCGAACAGCTGGAGTCGGCCCTGGAGGCGTACACCGGAACGCTGCTGCTGGTCACCCACGACCGGCGGATGCTGGAGGCGGTCCGTACGACCCGCCGTGTCGAGGTCGCCGACGGCAAGGTCACCGAGTCCGCCTGA
- a CDS encoding LacI family DNA-binding transcriptional regulator produces MPDPTPDPQRDVRPTLEAVAARAGVSRATASRVVNGGAGVRQPLVDQVRKAVDELGYIPNHAARTLVTRRNGAVAVIIDEPEFRVFSDPFFSRQIRGISRELNAHDAQLVLLLVEGSGDFERVTRYLAGGHVDGVLAFSLHTDDELPSIIRRFRVPTVYGGRPEHAARGQDAPQVPYVDCDNRGGAREAVRHLVSLGRRRIAHIAGPRDQVSALDRIDGYRDVLPDAGGDFVVDGDFTTEGGARAMAELLDARPDVDAVFVSNDLMASGALRVLRERGLRVPEDVAVVGFDDMTSVAEATDPPLTTVRQDVEGMGRLMVRLLMERLNSDTGAWPGSVVTPTELVRRASA; encoded by the coding sequence TTGCCCGACCCGACCCCCGATCCGCAGCGTGACGTCCGGCCCACCCTGGAGGCAGTGGCCGCCCGCGCCGGTGTGTCCCGGGCGACGGCGTCCCGCGTCGTCAACGGCGGTGCGGGCGTACGACAGCCCCTGGTGGACCAGGTGCGCAAGGCGGTCGACGAGCTCGGCTACATCCCGAACCACGCGGCACGGACGCTGGTGACCCGGCGCAACGGCGCGGTCGCGGTGATCATCGACGAGCCCGAGTTCAGGGTCTTCTCCGACCCGTTCTTCTCCCGTCAGATCCGCGGGATCAGCCGTGAGCTCAACGCCCACGACGCGCAACTGGTGCTGCTCCTCGTGGAGGGCAGCGGTGACTTCGAGCGGGTCACCCGCTATCTGGCCGGTGGCCATGTGGACGGCGTACTCGCCTTCTCCCTGCACACCGACGACGAACTGCCCTCGATCATCCGGCGGTTCCGGGTCCCGACGGTCTACGGGGGCCGCCCGGAGCACGCGGCCCGGGGCCAGGACGCACCGCAGGTGCCGTACGTCGACTGCGACAACCGGGGCGGCGCCCGCGAGGCCGTACGCCATCTGGTCTCGCTCGGCCGACGGCGTATCGCGCACATCGCCGGGCCCCGCGACCAGGTGTCGGCGCTCGACCGGATCGACGGGTACCGCGACGTGCTGCCGGACGCGGGAGGTGACTTCGTCGTGGACGGTGACTTCACCACGGAGGGCGGGGCCCGGGCCATGGCGGAGCTGCTGGACGCCCGTCCGGACGTCGACGCCGTCTTCGTGTCCAACGACCTGATGGCGTCGGGTGCGCTGCGGGTGCTGCGCGAGCGGGGGCTCAGGGTCCCGGAGGACGTCGCCGTGGTCGGATTCGACGACATGACGTCGGTCGCCGAGGCCACCGACCCACCGCTGACGACGGTCCGTCAGGACGTCGAGGGCATGGGCCGGTTGATGGTGCGGCTGCTGATGGAGCGGCTGAACAGCGACACGGGCGCCTGGCCCGGTTCCGTGGTCACCCCGACCGAGCTGGTCCGCCGGGCCTCGGCCTGA
- a CDS encoding BCCT family transporter yields MSHDEQGPGGRGDYLPVTAELPAEPHHGRRPTTDRVVFGVTAVLTVAFVIWGSTATDSLEDVSGTLLTGLIHNGGWAFMLAASGFVVFALWLAISRYGTISLGQEGEEPEFRTISWVAMMFSAGMGIGLMFYGVSEPLAHFVNPPPGTRPEDAAEAMQTAMATTLFHWTLHPWAIYAVVGLAIAYSAYRRHRRQTISSVFVPLIGEKRAHGPLGRVIDILAIFATLFGSAASLGLGALQIGSGFQELNWMEKTGTGLLVAIIAALTVAFVASAVSGVEKGIQWLSNINMVLALILVVFVFIAGPTIIVLDLLPTSIAAYFGDLAQLAGRTEATGEGEVADWLASWTVFYWAWWISWTPFVGMFIARISRGRTIRQFVGGVILVPSTVSLVWFAVFGGSAIRLEESGQLKGIGDTPEAQLFGVLQQFPVATLMSILVMVLVGIFFVSGADAASIVMGTLSQKGVLEPSRWVVIFWGVVTGAVAAVMLLIGDGEGDALAGLQNLTILVAAPFTIVMIGMCVALMRDLRHDPMIVRREFGVEAVESAVIEGHAKYDGDFEIRIGPGTAEVTTDERHKHDPPA; encoded by the coding sequence GTGTCACACGACGAGCAGGGCCCGGGCGGGCGGGGGGACTATCTCCCGGTCACGGCCGAGCTACCCGCCGAGCCGCACCACGGCCGGCGCCCCACGACCGACCGGGTGGTCTTCGGCGTCACGGCGGTGCTGACCGTCGCCTTCGTGATCTGGGGCTCCACCGCCACGGACTCGCTGGAGGACGTCTCCGGCACGCTCCTCACCGGTCTCATCCACAACGGTGGCTGGGCCTTCATGCTGGCGGCCTCGGGGTTCGTGGTCTTCGCCCTGTGGCTCGCCATCAGCCGTTACGGCACGATCTCGCTCGGCCAGGAGGGCGAGGAGCCCGAATTCCGGACGATCTCCTGGGTCGCGATGATGTTCAGCGCCGGTATGGGCATCGGTCTGATGTTCTACGGAGTGAGCGAGCCGCTGGCCCACTTCGTCAATCCACCGCCCGGGACCCGTCCCGAGGACGCCGCCGAGGCCATGCAGACGGCGATGGCCACCACCCTCTTCCACTGGACCCTGCACCCCTGGGCGATCTACGCGGTCGTCGGGCTCGCCATCGCGTACAGCGCCTACCGCCGGCACAGGAGGCAGACCATCAGCTCGGTCTTCGTCCCCCTCATCGGTGAGAAGCGCGCCCACGGACCGCTCGGCCGGGTCATCGACATCCTCGCCATCTTCGCGACCCTCTTCGGCTCCGCGGCCTCGCTCGGGCTCGGCGCGCTCCAGATCGGCAGTGGCTTCCAGGAGCTCAACTGGATGGAGAAGACCGGCACGGGCCTGCTGGTCGCGATCATCGCCGCCCTGACGGTCGCCTTCGTCGCCTCCGCCGTGTCCGGGGTCGAGAAGGGCATCCAGTGGCTGTCCAACATCAACATGGTCCTCGCGCTGATCCTGGTGGTCTTCGTCTTCATCGCGGGGCCGACCATCATCGTGCTCGACCTGCTGCCCACCTCCATCGCCGCCTACTTCGGTGACCTGGCCCAGCTCGCCGGGCGCACCGAGGCCACCGGCGAGGGGGAGGTGGCCGACTGGCTCGCCAGCTGGACGGTCTTCTACTGGGCGTGGTGGATCTCCTGGACGCCTTTCGTCGGCATGTTCATCGCCCGGATCAGCCGGGGCCGGACGATCCGTCAGTTCGTCGGCGGCGTGATCCTGGTCCCCAGCACGGTCAGTCTGGTCTGGTTCGCGGTCTTCGGCGGGTCGGCGATCAGGCTGGAGGAGTCCGGGCAGCTCAAGGGCATCGGCGACACCCCGGAGGCCCAGCTCTTCGGCGTCCTCCAGCAGTTCCCCGTCGCGACTCTGATGAGCATCCTGGTGATGGTCCTGGTCGGCATCTTCTTCGTCTCCGGCGCCGACGCGGCCTCGATCGTGATGGGCACGCTCTCCCAGAAGGGCGTCCTCGAACCCTCCCGGTGGGTCGTCATCTTCTGGGGCGTCGTCACCGGCGCCGTGGCGGCGGTCATGCTGCTCATCGGCGACGGTGAGGGCGACGCGCTGGCAGGACTGCAGAACCTGACCATTCTCGTGGCCGCGCCCTTCACCATCGTCATGATCGGCATGTGCGTGGCGCTGATGAGGGACCTGCGGCACGACCCGATGATCGTCCGCAGGGAGTTCGGTGTGGAGGCCGTCGAGTCCGCCGTCATCGAGGGACACGCCAAGTACGACGGGGACTTCGAGATCCGGATCGGGCCCGGCACCGCGGAGGTCACCACCGACGAACGCCACAAGCACGACCCGCCGGCCTGA
- a CDS encoding LPFR motif small protein, which produces MFRAIANALSTVGSAIATVVTLPFRLLAGLFGGASRSGRTRRA; this is translated from the coding sequence GTGTTCCGTGCGATCGCAAACGCTCTGAGTACCGTCGGCTCGGCCATTGCCACCGTGGTGACTCTGCCCTTCCGGCTCCTGGCAGGTCTTTTCGGCGGCGCGTCGCGCAGCGGAAGGACCCGGCGCGCGTGA